The following coding sequences lie in one Rutidosis leptorrhynchoides isolate AG116_Rl617_1_P2 chromosome 6, CSIRO_AGI_Rlap_v1, whole genome shotgun sequence genomic window:
- the LOC139853285 gene encoding uncharacterized protein, whose protein sequence is MSGADGRNVSSGDIQMIQNLIEQCLPYYMTRKQVIDILYQQEKIEPSITELVWQKLEEQNQEFFKGYHLRLMVKDQIMEFNKLLDRQAALMHQLGSTGGNFQPKSNGSHIPPMHQNATCYTPENTGIPLKTENMTDFSRGFNSCGLPIPSGDLSAAHSRRIDVSPNILLAHNSNIGITNGISVKTESSYINNSRYMYGPDGNVLEARPTIGDGSVSSFSCLESDPHQLNGTLLNDSSLFGLLGPMSQNFGLSDSTADFSNSSDMLESFSRSAYLTSDRDTFLDSHSSTVDHQGDNKRLDIPENLGFDDFGSES, encoded by the exons ATGTCGGGTGCGGATGGCAGAAACGTATCTTCTGGCGATATACAAATG attcaaaaccttattgaACAATGTCTACCGTATTACATGACTCGGAAACAAGTCATAGATATTCTTTATCAACAAGAGAAAATAGAGCCTAGTATTACTGAGCTTG TGTGGCAGAAACTTGAAGAACAGAATCAAGAATTTTTTAAGGGATACCATTTGAGGTTGATGGTAAAAGATCAAATAATGGAATTTAATAAGCTGCTTGATAGACAGGCTGCATTGATGCATCAATTGGGCTCAACGGGAGGCAATTTCCAACCTAAGTCTAACGGGTCGCATATACCACCAA TGCACCAAAACGCCACATGCTATACGCCCGAAAATACTGGTATACCACTGAAAACAGAAAACATGACCGATTTCTCGAGAGGATTCAACAGTTGCGGACTGCCAATACCCTCGGGTGATCTGTCTGCCGCTCATTCTAGAAGGATCGATGTTTCACCGAATATATTGCTGGCTCACAACTCAAACATTGGAATCACTAATGGTATTTCAGTGAAAACTGaatctagttatattaataattCAAGGTATATGTATGGGCCTGATGGAAATGTTCTGGAAGCACGGCCCACAATCGGAGATGGGTCAGTTTCGTCATTTAGTTGCTTGGAGTCTGACCCGCACCAATTAAATGGAACACTACTCAATGACAGCTCTTTGTTCGGTTTACTGGGTCCCATGTCTCAAAACTTTGGTCTATCAGATTCGACTGCTGATTTCAGCAATAGTTCTG ACATGCTGGAGAGCTTTTCAAGGTCTGCGTATCTAACATCGGATAGAGACACTTTCTTGGACTCTCATAGCAGTACGGTAGACCATCAAG GTGATAATAAGAGGTTGGACATACCGGAAAACCTAGGTTTTGATGATTTCGGCAGTGAATCGTAG